The Cydia strobilella chromosome 26, ilCydStro3.1, whole genome shotgun sequence sequence CAGTGCATATGGCCCTTTGAATTTTCGACGtggttacgtaatgtgcttattatagcacagggtgtcgtaatggagcaccagatgtactgtaaaatacattataaaacgGCTAACTCTATTGTTGTAACTTGATAACCTGgcacatttataaaataaataaagaaaaatgcaATGCTATGTGTAAATgcaacattaaaacattataaatgcTAAATATATCAGTGACATGTAGCACCTATTCgattttataagtaataatatacttaataacatgtgacgttttcaatcaaaaggtaccacattgtcgcttaccataaggaccaAAATTGCTTGGTCCTTATggcaaacgacaatgtggtacccttTGCTTGAAACTAACACATATttacaacataacataacacacTAAGTTATTCACATTTTTGGTTACCTatataacacatttttttaatgtttgcacCAGGCACCATGGATTTTAATGTTTGCACCAGGCACCATGGATTTTAATGTTTGCACCAGGCACCATGGATTTTAATGTTTGCACCAGGCACCATGGATTTTAATGTTTGCACCAGGCACCATGGATTTTAATGTTTGCACCAGGCACCATGGATTTTAATGTTTGCATCAGGCACCATGGATTTTTAATACAGTAAAATGAaaacaacaaatttaatatcaaaGGGCTTAGTCAAAATGCCAACCGCTTACGCTCCGTTACGAACGAAACGCcaatgtctctgtcgcactaatatagaGTGATAAAGAGAGAATGCCGTATCGTTCGCCACCGAGTGAACTGTTATCatcttggctacgcacccacGGCTTTGTTAatgagaaatagttatttacgatacaagtgcggaaaagaggaaattcgaaacgagtggcgataaattaaaacacgaccgcagggagtgttttaaatcgactagttgctaattacctattcgcacgtgtatcgtacaacgttttacagtacatatggccctttaaactttcgacatatgcatgaaaagtgctatttgaggcactagtgcgagaaagtagcaccatatgtactataaaatatattaaagcctgaccaggaatatatgtgtcgttttcaatcaaaaggtaccacattgtcgcttaacataaggacgaaaattgcttgtatctttatacgaaaaaccagtcggagcgtccttatgggaagcgacaatgtggtaccttttgcttgaaaacgacacgtATGATCACgcaccatgttgcggaatttcactgtaactaatattttcatactatactgaactgtcaccctatacatgagaatgaacagcacCCTCTTgataatgatcatatattactggtcaggctttacctataCTAAATTTATCGTGTAGTACATACATGATTACCGAGCGCCTACTGAGATAATTTTCTGCCAAAACCGTATAGTAAGTTGTAGAGATTACTCacccccctgcaaacaagtttccatgcagggggtcagttatctctgcagcttgcTGTACATACTATTTAAAATCCTGTAACTTTTAAAATCAAACATGGCGAATCAGGCGCCAGGTGTTATTATTTTGACAGTTTCTAATATAAGTTAAATAGCTGCCAATTActtggtttttttattgaatattattacaaaatacACAAGTACAAAATTGTAATAAGGTGTAGCAGAAAAACAAGTTACTATATACctacaattaataaaataaaattaatactttctTTGTATTTCTcttattttaatagaaaataatttcccGACTTCAGTATCAATTATGGTCCAGGTTTTGTGGTACAgtttattgatttaatttaatttgtattttgtactaaTATTGTTTAATTGCTCATGTAAACAATATCTACCACCCTACCACCAACTAGACCGTGACGTCACAAACTgaccggcaagctcggttctccatacaaacgtagttacgctctcattttaaaacgactagctagattgctctgaaactttgtacttacaataagataaggtatatctaggtctgtaattagtttatgtagcttcagataccatagtaaaaaaaatacagcaaatttaagtttttcatacaaaacttgtttttgctctattttgtttgttttataaactggtgcTATATAAACatagatatacatatacctcatgtcattgtataagtaaagtttcattataatccaacacgcagttttaaaatgagaacgaaactccgtttgtatgggaaggtgcaattcggccgaactTGCAGGGGACTCTTAACCCCTCGAACGCccgtgtcaaaaatttgctactgaATTAATAACTTTGAAATTGtgaattaaagttcaaattgtctGTGATGTATATGGGACAAGGCATTCGAAGGGTTAATTAATGTagctataaaaaaatgcgataaattttattaaaacttatgagtatagctgaaatattgtgtttttccgaaccaatacaagtgtaccgacaatattaaaagggatttcaaaatctgtcatcaattcatcatgcctattgctgcactctggcggtagaacattgcagtaatgaATGAACATACAGTACCTATTCATAATCAAAATCATACATAGATCATTTGTGGccaatgaccttttattaataatagaagCGTGActttcatagttgacaaaactgaaatgcaggcaatatttagtagatgattgtgacaatcttgacacattggcgtcagccgtacgacttactcaatataggttctggaacctatatttgatggttcACGATCGAGTGCcgggtgccatatctacctccctttacttacatccatgtttGTGgcttatattaatatattttcaacacagttgctaaaaacgacgtttttattccaccgatttttggctcataatcctagatattaaacacgcatgctctttcagtgtattattccactcgtgctttttcattatattatccgactgagttaagaagctaactgattgctaataatatgcatggaaagggagccttctttaattggtcggactggcgggcaccggcgcgctccTCGCGCCTGCGCGAGCCGCTAActcgcggccggggcgaggggcggccggcagtatgacagatgcaacacacaatactaactgttttagcaattaaaatttgattaatatgaaaggttattttttttccttgcaagtgtgttgaaaaagtcgtatgaaacgcgtgtgcattggtcattacacacatcggctttcggCGGGCACGATATCGCCTTGTGTGTAAtggccaacttagcacacttatatcacaatgtactattttaagtGGTTCTGGTTATCAAATTATTTCGCTGCAGAGTTGGCCTGGTCCCAGTACTAAACGTAATGGTAAAGCGAGCTACGGGCTACGTGTACCAAAATTacatactattattattaacatttgTACTACAACTGACACAATTCTTAACTTGCGCCTCTAACTGCGCCGCGCGCTTCTGTAAATGCATTATAGTAGCATCCTTCTGCTTTAGCTGCATTTTCAGCATCATTATGGAGTCCTCTAGGGCTCCGTACACGGCTTGGACCTCCGGCTGGTAACTGAAGACCTGCGGAGGCTCATCCAGACAGAAAAACTCCCTAACAATCGGATGATTCGGCAGCTTCCTTAATATAGCATTCACAAATACTTGTAACCCTCTCACCCTCTCTTCCAGAAATGCAGAATCAAAGTTGTCTCTAAACCATCGCTTGCCGGGCAATGGAAGCATTATATTAGGCTGCTCCGCTTTTATTCTAGAATATAACCTGACAAAGTCCGTGTATCTTCTAAATACTAGCCAAGACTGGTCCCGCTTATCATCTTCTACCTTCAACTTGTAGATTGTGAATCTAGCTCGTTCCTCCATGACTTCGTAACCGACTATGGGTATTTGTAGCGaatcaaatttctttatttcttctCGGTGTAGACTTAGGTCTATGTTGCTTAAGCTATTTTGTACCATGGCGACGTTGTCTCTGATATCGTGTATGTTGCCCATGCTCTTGTGGTGACTTCGGGTTTGGATGCGGGGCCTGTGTCCGGTCTCGTTGTCAGACATGGCAGACTCGTAGTTGTTTTTGTAGTATTTGGTGAGCTTGACGGTGGCGACGGCGCTGCAATCGTCGCTGGACGTTGAGGACACTTCGTTGTTCATATTCTTGTGTCGGGTCTCATTGACTATGTCTGTTTTGTGCAGTGTTTCCATTTtctgaaatttaatattaaactgTTAAAAGGTGAAATGGAACACTATTAAAGTATCAACAAATTTTGATTATACAATTAATACGTGGGGAACTAGGGCGCGCTTTGCCAGCTCCTCATAGAGGcttctggtgaccagagggctggccaatATTTTGCCCAGCAGATTAGCATTGCTATCCAGCGAggcaatgcggccagccttctgggcaccctactgAGCGAATTCGACaggccaaattttttatttataagttttttaatttttaagtgtttgtgttaataaatatattcgattttaatttatatataattcatGGTTAATTAAATcactaattaatattttatcatactCTAGTCTAGGCACTTACCTGATTTACAAGGTAAATCTTCAGGTAATATTTCAaatcaattaaaacaaaacaaatctaACTTGGTTCCAATCGGAAATGATTGAAACCACAAAAAGGTGGGAGAGTtcccttaacccttaaatgcatgattaaatgaattaatgtaatataattaattaattaagcatattataattaattatgcatcattattgctttgtatacatttggcaacaatatgcatttaagggttaacaggTAATATTATTTCCACCACAGACACAAATTTAAAGACACCTCATGTTTtccataccatagagtaacttatactagagcagtactgtcatagtaaattttgtaaccccagtaaattcactgccatctgtgaT is a genomic window containing:
- the LOC134753214 gene encoding sorting nexin-16, coding for METLHKTDIVNETRHKNMNNEVSSTSSDDCSAVATVKLTKYYKNNYESAMSDNETGHRPRIQTRSHHKSMGNIHDIRDNVAMVQNSLSNIDLSLHREEIKKFDSLQIPIVGYEVMEERARFTIYKLKVEDDKRDQSWLVFRRYTDFVRLYSRIKAEQPNIMLPLPGKRWFRDNFDSAFLEERVRGLQVFVNAILRKLPNHPIVREFFCLDEPPQVFSYQPEVQAVYGALEDSIMMLKMQLKQKDATIMHLQKRAAQLEAQVKNCVSCSTNVNNNSM